A genomic segment from Salvia splendens isolate huo1 chromosome 13, SspV2, whole genome shotgun sequence encodes:
- the LOC121759996 gene encoding G-type lectin S-receptor-like serine/threonine-protein kinase LECRK3: MLSSTSSLKPILRNTAMSIFTILFLLLISTAAEAQRRSSNITLGSSLTPSSNSSWPSPSGVFAFGFFPQHVNSYAVGIFLPDKTVVWTANRDSDPTVPSDVVSLILTPEGRLVLRRRQGQDVDVISPNATIALASMLDNGNFVLYDSESRIIWQSFDHPTDTLLPGQRLQEREEIVSSASETDYGRGNFRLKMQHDGNLVQYPVNTPDAPPYAYYGSQTNTDGNVSLNLGSDGRLYLLLNDTATLQNLFDGGLPTQGYINLMRLDVGGIFRIYSLSLGDLNLTRRWSSTDDECAPKGICGINAFCILLDNKPECQCLPGFFFPQSGNYAAGCSRNFSVQGCSKTDNRVKYDMRTVENTAWEDSSYEILDNMTSEEDCSKACLDDCNCEAAFFKDNSCLKQKLPLRFGRRSPQNSSMALIRYSTNTVAPDFGGDSDRKRIIKNEGHMGILIIGIVLISIGVLSLSISVIFIRQRRKDYMKIGKEDGANFVEGISLQVFTFEHLSEATNGFKEELGRGASGTVFKGVMQNGQKMVAVKRLEKEFAHGEIEFQTELKTIGKMYHRNLVRLLGYCFDGDNKLLVFEFMSNGSLADILFNQEKRLKWEERMEIAQDISRGILYLHQECETQIIHCDIKPQNILMDDNRRAKISDFGLAKLLKQDQTNTITGIRGTKGYVAPEWFQKQAITVKADVYSFGVVLLEIICCRKCVDHSKSEDEAILEEWVYDCYTTGKIGSLVGDDEMVDESEVERMVEIGIWCVQYEPSQRPTMKNVLLMLEGIVEIPVPPNPSFS, from the coding sequence ATGTTAAGTAGCACTAGCAGCCTCAAACCAATACTCAGAAATACAGCAATGTCCATCTTCACAATCTTGTTTCTCCTTCTCATTTCTACAGCAGCAGAAGCTCAGAGAAGATCCTCCAACATCACCTTAGGCTCTTCCCTCACTCCCTCCTCCAACTCCTCTTGGCCTTCCCCCTCCGGCGTCTTCGCCTTTGGATTCTTCCCTCAACACGTCAACAGCTACGCTGTCGGCATCTTTCTTCCCGACAAAACCGTCGTCTGGACAGCGAATAGGGACAGCGATCCGACCGTCCCCAGCGACGTCGTCTCCCTCATACTAACCCCCGAGGGCCGGCTAGTCCTCCGCCGGAGACAAGGCCAAGACGTAGACGTCATCAGCCCCAACGCAACCATCGCGTTGGCATCAATGCTCGACAACGGAAACTTTGTTCTCTACGATTCCGAGTCTAGAATCATCTGGCAGAGCTTCGACCACCCGACAGACACCCTCCTCCCCGGGCAGCGCCTCCAGGAAAGGGAAGAGATCGTCTCCAGCGCCTCGGAGACAGACTACGGGAGAGGGAATTTCAGGCTGAAGATGCAACATGATGGAAACCTCGTGCAGTATCCTGTCAACACGCCGGACGCACCACCTTACGCTTACTATGGatcacaaacaaacacagatGGTAACGTCTCTCTCAACCTCGGCAGCGACGGCCGACTCTATCTGCTGCTCAACGATACAGCGACTCTGCAGAATCTATTCGATGGTGGACTCCCTACGCAGGGATACATCAATCTCATGAGGCTCGACGTCGGAGGAATCTTCCGCATCTACTCTCTCTCCCTCGGTGATCTCAACTTGACCAGGAGATGGTCCTCTACAGACGACGAGTGTGCTCCCAAAGGAATCTGCGGAATCAACGCCTTCTGTATTCTGTTGGATAATAAGCCGGAATGTCAGTGCCTTCCCGGTTTCTTCTTCCCTCAGTCGGGCAACTACGCAGCCGGCTGTTCGAGAAACTTCTCGGTGCAGGGCTGTTCCAAAACAGATAATAGAGTGAAGTACGATATGAGAACAGTCGAAAACACCGCATGGGAGGATAGTTCTTATGAGATTTTGGATAATATGACAAGTGAAGAAGATTGCAGCAAAGCATGCCTCGATGACTGCAACTGCGAAGCAGCCTTCTTCAAAGATAACAGCTGCCTAAAGCAGAAGCTTCCGTTAAGATTCGGGAGAAGGTCTCCACAAAACTCAAGCATGGCTCTCATTCGCTACAGTACAAACACGGTGGCACCCGACTTTGGAGGCGATTCCGACCGTAAAAGAATCATCAAGAATGAGGGGCATATGGGCATCCTCATCATCGGAATTGTTCTCATATCCATAGGAGTCTTGTCGTTGTCAATTTCTGTGATCTTTATTCGCCAGAGACGGAAGGACTACATGAAGATCGGCAAGGAAGATGGAGCTAACTTTGTCGAGGGCATTTCGCTTCAAGTGTTCACATTCGAGCATCTATCCGAAGCAACAAACGGCTTCAAGGAAGAGCTCGGGAGAGGAGCATCTGGCACGGTTTTCAAAGGGGTTATGCAGAATGGCCAGAAAATGGTGGCGGTGAAGAGGTTGGAGAAGGAATTCGCCCATGGAGAGATAGAGTTCCAGACAGAGCTGAAGACGATTGGTAAGATGTATCATAGGAACCTTGTCCGGCTCCTAGGTTACTGCTTCGACGGAGACAACAAACTATTGGTGTTCGAGTTCATGAGCAACGGATCCCTCGCTGACATACTTTTCAATCAAGAGAAACGGCTGAAATGGGAGGAACGGATGGAGATCGCTCAAGATATATCGAGAGGGATACTATATCTGCACCAAGAGTGTGAGACGCAAATCATTCATTGCGATATAAAGCCTCAGAACATACTCATGGACGATAACAGGCGTGCAAAGATATCGGATTTTGGGCTGGCAAAGCTCTTGAAACAAGATCAGACTAATACAATTACTGGGATAAGAGGCACTAAGGGCTATGTTGCACCAGAGTGGTTCCAAAAGCAGGCGATCACAGTGAAAGCCGATGTGTATAGCTTCGGAGTGGTGCTGCTGGAGATCATATGTTGTAGGAAGTGTGTTGATCATAGCAAGAGTGAGGATGAGGCGATTCTTGAGGAATGGGTTTACGACTGTTATACAACGGGGAAGATTGGGAGTCTGGTGGGGGATGATGAAATGGTGGATGAGAGTGAAGTAGAGAGGATGGTGGAGATAGGAATATGGTGTGTACAGTATGAGCCGTCGCAACGTCCAACAATGAAGAACGTTCTGCTAATGTTGGAGGGTATTGTCGAGATTCCCGTACCTCctaatccttctttttcttaa